From a region of the Paraburkholderia hospita genome:
- the hslO gene encoding Hsp33 family molecular chaperone HslO, producing the protein MSDQLQKFMFSAAPVRGEIVSLSNTWQEVLTRRSYPAPVRTMLGEMMAACALLSANLKFDGTLIMQIFGDGPVKMLVVQCNSDLSMRATAKFSGDTAHTIADDLSLVDLVNPGGHGRCVITLDPKNKVPGQQPYQGIVPLSDENGPLTSMAQVLEHYMHHSEQLDTRMWLAANNERAVGMLLQKLPGDGGIVPHPGDIDADTWDRLCTLGGTLSQDEMLAEDPNTLFRRLFWQENVQHFEPTRTRFECTCSRARVGNMLKMLGREEVDSVIEERGHVEIHCEYCNQRYEFDPVDVAQLFVASGLSQGVAPAAEQRH; encoded by the coding sequence GTGAGTGACCAGTTGCAGAAATTCATGTTCAGCGCGGCGCCCGTTCGCGGCGAGATCGTTTCGCTGAGCAACACGTGGCAGGAAGTCCTGACGCGCAGAAGCTATCCGGCGCCCGTGCGGACCATGCTCGGCGAGATGATGGCCGCGTGCGCGCTGCTGTCGGCGAATCTGAAGTTCGATGGCACGCTGATCATGCAGATCTTCGGCGACGGCCCCGTGAAGATGCTCGTCGTGCAGTGCAATTCGGACCTGTCGATGCGCGCGACCGCCAAGTTCTCCGGCGACACCGCGCACACGATCGCCGACGACCTGTCACTCGTCGATCTCGTCAATCCGGGCGGTCACGGCCGTTGCGTGATCACGCTCGATCCGAAGAACAAGGTTCCCGGCCAGCAACCTTATCAGGGCATCGTGCCGCTGTCGGACGAAAACGGGCCGCTCACGTCGATGGCGCAAGTGCTCGAGCACTACATGCATCATTCGGAGCAGCTCGACACGCGCATGTGGCTTGCCGCGAACAACGAGCGTGCGGTCGGCATGCTGCTGCAGAAGCTGCCCGGCGACGGCGGCATCGTCCCGCATCCGGGCGACATCGACGCCGATACGTGGGACCGGCTGTGTACGCTCGGCGGCACGCTGTCGCAGGACGAAATGCTGGCGGAAGACCCGAACACGCTGTTCCGGCGCCTGTTCTGGCAGGAGAACGTCCAGCATTTCGAGCCGACGCGAACCCGCTTCGAGTGCACGTGCTCGCGTGCGCGCGTGGGCAACATGCTGAAAATGCTGGGCCGCGAGGAAGTGGACAGCGTGATCGAAGAGCGTGGCCACGTCGAGATTCACTGCGAATACTGCAACCAGCGCTATGAATTCGACCCTGTCGACGTGGCGCAACTTTTTGTCGCGAGCGGGCTCTCACAGGGAGTGGCGCCCGCTGCCGAGCAGCGGCACTAA